A region of the Leishmania major strain Friedlin complete genome, chromosome 19 genome:
tgagagggaggaagaggtggcgcgcacgcaggtgGGGGAGAACAGGAGCGAGCAAAAGCTGAGCCAGGGGGAGAGCTCGAAGCGGCTAGTTCGCTGGTGTTTGCCTTTAGCCACTGTGCAGATGTGCTGTGTGTGGCGATGTGCCCTCCTGTAGAGCTCACATGATTATCATAAAGGGGGGGGCCGAGATGTGCCGTGGTCAGAAGCAGAGCGTGTCTGATGGCGCCTGCCACCATCACGCCCTCCACCCATCTTCGTGTATGTCAGCACTTCTCCTTCGTTGTTTGCTGTGCTATTAGTGATTCCTCTTCAACTTTTCCGTGTGTATCTCTTCGGTGCCGGCTggctccctcctccccccaccaccaccaccacctttctctctctcggtggGTAAAGGCTGAAGTCGCCACCCAACATCGACGTTGGTGCTGTGGAGCGTGCTCACTTTGCCCTTCTGTAGGTGTGCGTTATTGGATCAGTTTCTGTTGTGTGTCAGGGCatgggcgggggggggagtacCGTTGAAGAGGACTCCTGCCGATGTTTGTCACTACGTCGCCCGagcctgcgctgcgcctgcacaggcgccgctgtgcgtgtgtgtgcgtgtgtgtgtgtgaatgCATACTTGGATGGGAATGCAAGCCCCAGtacgaaaaaggaaagagacgTGTTTTGACAGGCACTTCTGCGCGTGCCACGACATTACGCTCCTTCTTTTTCGCATCAAGAAGCTTCCAGATTCCGCCACAAGCACGCCAGCAAGCGGTAACGCAgacagctgccgcagcagctcgcccaCCACGGCAAAGACCCGGGCGTCTTGGGCGAACGGTCCTGCCGACGAATCGCACGACATGAAGCaacacaccaaaaaaaaaaggaaaggagcTGTCGCGTAGCCTGTTAGGCTCCCCCGCACCATGTTGGACACccgcgcgtgcgcgtatGTGCTCGTGTGCTGATAAGCCCAGGCATCACGCCCGCCTTGTGCCAGAGCCTTCGTTCGCGAGTGGAGGCAACCAACAAGACGTCTGTTACGTTGCCCAtgactgccgctgctctcccaGGACACTCGCTCTCCGCCCAACCGCCCTCTCCCACTCTGTTTGTTTTTTcgggacacacacacatatatatatacgcatgtgtgcatcaCTCTGCGTCTTTCATCTGCGCATCGACGACACTGGTAGAGTGAGGTGCGGAAACAACGCCGAGAGAGCGATAAAAAAGGGCGTGGAACTCCTGCCTTGAGGTTCGTCTGCCGTTGTCAATGTCAGCGATGGGAGGCATCAAGGGTGGCGTAGGCagcttcctcctccgtcgtACAGCCGCGAAGAGCATCCGCCAGAAGCACTTCACCGGCCCGCAGTTCTACAAGCGCAAGACCTTCAACTTCCCAATCGGCCACCATCAGCTTCACCGTCGCGTTGCCCCGGCTCTGCAGACTGGGTCACCGACACATCAGCGGGAGCATCAGCGCTACGCTCACCTCCCGGGAGATGCCCGCACACGTCCGAGTGAAGACTTCACCTTCTCCCGTTCGCCCTCGCCTCGCGTTAGCGGACGGAGTCGGCAACGGGTAGACAAGGCCATGTACGCCTGGGCGAAGCGTGGCTCGCTGCAGCTCTACCAGATGGGTGGCAAGCGCGAGACCTTTGCGTGCTACAGGTGCGGCTACCCGGTACGGAGCGCTCTCGTCGCCATCAAGGACGATAACTGGGATTACCGCATGTGTTACAACTGCTACACAAAGACCGTGGACACCGGGATGGAGAGAAACACGTAGGAGGGCTGACGCTTCTGGTGCGAGTCTGTGTGGCGGCTTTGTGCGCCGATTgcccccacacccccttcctccGACTGTCTCATCACATACTCTAACCGGCACACTTCTGGATTACCTCTAAAAAGACCTGCAGGACTTGCATGGAAAGCAGCAGTCGCGGGCGCGCCGAACGTTCGCCTGTGCGCGGATGCCAACACCCTGCATGGCCTCTCGCGCACCTCGGTCCTGGTGCCCGCGTACAGCTCCGTCCTCATCGACTACGGAGAGAGCGGGCGAGCGAGCCAGAGGAAAGTCGACAGcgcatctgctgcggcgacgactgcgcagccgctgggAGGGTGGATGGCGGCATCAAAGCCGCCGATCGCCCCTcactgctgttgttgctggcCCTCTACGCGAGTGGCCGCTTTCTCTCTTGCCGACGGTCTCGTGATGATCTTCAGTGACCAGCCTTTCACTTATTCTTCTTGGTCCTCCTCTCGCCTCCCTTGTGAGCCGGTCAtcacgcacccgcacccgcacacacgcaggcgcgACGGTTTGCGAAGCACCAAGACCACACACGAACGAAAGGAAGCCAGTTTTGGACCACAGCGTCGCTGTCTCCTCGCGTAGAAGAAGCGCGCACATAACACGGCCTCCGACCCTATCTATGGCGGACTACAACGCAGCAGGTGCCGacacggcggtggtggacgaCAACGTGCCGCCAGGCATCACGACGAAGCAGGACGAAATCATCCAGTACGTGGCCAAGTACGTGGTCGCATCGTGTGACGGGGCGCGATATCAAGACAAGGttcgcacgcgcacaaagCATAACCCGTACTTCGATTTCCTCAACGCCAAGCACCCGTACCACCAGTACTACCAGTACCTCCTCGAGTCCTACCGGCACTGGATGCGCAATAGCGAGGCAGTCGGGGCCGGGACGtggggcggcggtgtcgatgCGACGCAGGGCcaggggcagcagcagcagtggaaCGAGGAAGACTACTACCAGTACTACGGCGCCTACGCTGGACAGGCGAGTGGCATTGAGTTTCAGGGCAACGCCGCTGGTCAGCTTGGCGAGGGAAGCAGCTATGTGGACGCATCTAGctccgcgcacgcgcggaacgccagcagcggcgtcgatcCCACCTCGTACGAGTCGGAAGCAGTCACTGCCACGGGCTATGGCGCTGGCTACGACCCCTCGGCGGTAGACCCGGAGCCGGCGCAGGTGGCAACGactgcaggcggcggcgaagctcaggccgaggaagacgaagacgacgagtACGAGCTGGTCATGGAAAATGGGCAGTGGGTGTCGCGCAAGCGGATGTAGCTGCACCGCCTTTCATGGCCTTGGCTCTCTCCATCGGCGTGCGGGACGACATGTATGTGTGGTTGGTGGTCGCCCGTGCGAAGGGATAGCAGAAGACATGTGGTGAGGGTTTTTGGTTTGTCGAAGCTGGgcaaaggaggaggtgcgagGTAAGGCGCTCGCCCACCcatcagcaccaccgcctgcctcctctctctcgtacCTTTTCTATAAAGTAACCCGAGTAATCGAAACGAAAGAAAGGGGGTGCAGGCCACTGTGGCCAGCACTCCACAGGCACGAACATATATGCTAGCACTTGCTTGAGTGTCTCTTAGTGATGCCCCTCGGCGTCTCACACGCACCTTGTATGAGGCCGTGCAACGCGCCGAACCAGGCGCATCATCATCGGGTGTTGCAAACCCGATAaccctcaccccctcctctgcctccttgATACGTCGCTGCAACTTGTGACAAGGACCTTGTTATTCGTACTGCTGGTGGCGCGCCTCTGAACGCATCCCTGTgtgctctcttcttttctcctcctctcgctcaACCATCCatctgcagcgacggcatcCGTCACAAATCCATCTctacacgtgtgtgtgtgtctgtgtcttgCGTTTCCGTTCTTGCTCGGTGTTTTGACTCGTGCGCACCGAAAAAGCACTCGAGCGGCAGTGTGAGATCATCGCCGTCATCGTCACCGTCCATCTCCTCCATCCACAGATCACCTCCTCGACTCTCTTGTCATTGCACCAATGGGCACTTGCCCGTCCATCTCTCAGTCCGAGGTCGGTATCGTCGAGACCTGTGGCCGCTTCTCCTACACTGCCGACCCCGGCATCCACTGCCTGTGGTGCGGCTCCGTTCTCGTTCGCCGCGTTACTCTTCGCCTGCAGGAGTATGAGCTGAAGGTGGAGTCGAAAACAAAGGACAACGTGTTTGTGACGCTATCGCTCGTCATACAGTACCAAGTGTCCCCTGACAAGCTCGCCGAGGTGTACTACGCATGCGACTCGTCGCTGCAGTGCATGCGGGACTACGTCCTGAACTCGATTCGAGCGAAGATCCCTCTGTAcaagctggaggcgctgtACGTCGAGCGCGGCACCATCTCGCAGCAGCTAAAGGATGAGGTCGACGCGATCATCGGCACCTATGGCATCGAGATCGTGTCCGCCCTCATCTCCGATATTGACCCTGGCGCGGAGATCACGAAGGCGATGAACGAGGTGCAGAAATttcagcggctgcgcgtcgCCTCCGTGGACGCGGCTGAGACAGAAAAGctgaagcgcgtgcgtgctgctgagGCTCGGTGCGAGGCGCGTCGCCTCTCCGGTGAGGGTCTCGCCGAGCAGCGCAAGGCCATCGTCGCTGGTCTGATGCATTCCATCGAGGACGTGCAGAGTGAGGTGCGCGACTTGACCTCCAACGACGCAACAAACATGCTGCTGATGAACCAGTACTACGACACGCTGCAAGCCATCGCCGCAAACAGCAGTTCAAGTGTCATTATGTTGGAGTCGAACGGCGGGCTGgagaaggtggcggcgcagctgcgccagggTGTGACGCACATGATGCGGTGAGAGCGAAAGAGGGGGA
Encoded here:
- a CDS encoding putative RNA binding protein — encoded protein: MADYNAAGADTAVVDDNVPPGITTKQDEIIQYVAKYVVASCDGARYQDKVRTRTKHNPYFDFLNAKHPYHQYYQYLLESYRHWMRNSEAVGAGTWGGGVDATQGQGQQQQWNEEDYYQYYGAYAGQASGIEFQGNAAGQLGEGSSYVDASSSAHARNASSGVDPTSYESEAVTATGYGAGYDPSAVDPEPAQVATTAGGGEAQAEEDEDDEYELVMENGQWVSRKRM